In the bacterium genome, one interval contains:
- a CDS encoding ankyrin repeat domain-containing protein: MARHIAVFLLSAAFFALACPHARAGYYDRGRNDLHSLAEGGNFEGVKKRLDKGDSPNKIGEKGRTPLHVAADWGYADIVGLLVDRGATIDFQDEDGATPLALAASKGRKAAVALLLSRGASVDTADKTGATSLHRAAEKGSPPIVGMMLATKPALDAADESGRTPLHIAAKHGRAIAAKQIIDAGADVHAANRKGSTALHYAVAAGRIDLAKLLLARGADPSAAGEYGTTPLCLAAEKGHLELVDLLAGVGANIEARCGDEQLTPLLSAARGGETRAVALLVARGADVNARSSYGVSALHYAAKERNLTMAKILLAKGAQPEAADQYGRSAMDYARGDPTADYVEALSSYLNLGSVRPPEAAEETENLMLKEGSLAESEEEAAEGEAVAEGEAVAEGEAGDEANAGGAVVGGEAVAEGETADGEAADGDTVAEGERADGGAAVAAGAPPAEGDAAGTVISDGLDFGPGGDVPVSEDDIDEDAAMAESAPDDNDEAAAPIPAADSPDAPMDASPDVETSAPIEPAPPV; the protein is encoded by the coding sequence CGCGGGTTATTACGACCGCGGGCGAAACGACCTCCACAGCCTCGCCGAGGGCGGCAATTTCGAAGGCGTCAAAAAGCGCCTCGACAAGGGGGACTCCCCCAACAAGATCGGCGAGAAAGGGCGCACGCCGCTGCACGTCGCCGCCGACTGGGGCTACGCCGACATCGTCGGGCTCCTCGTCGATCGCGGCGCGACGATCGACTTTCAGGACGAGGACGGCGCAACGCCGCTCGCACTGGCCGCCAGCAAGGGGCGAAAAGCCGCCGTCGCGCTATTGCTTTCGCGCGGGGCGAGCGTCGATACCGCGGACAAGACCGGCGCGACCTCGTTGCATCGCGCCGCGGAAAAGGGAAGCCCCCCGATCGTCGGGATGATGCTCGCGACGAAACCCGCGCTTGACGCCGCCGACGAGAGCGGGCGCACGCCGCTTCACATCGCCGCGAAGCACGGGCGCGCCATCGCCGCCAAACAGATCATCGACGCGGGCGCCGATGTGCACGCCGCGAACAGGAAAGGTTCGACCGCCCTGCATTACGCCGTGGCCGCCGGCCGGATCGATCTGGCCAAGCTCCTTCTGGCGCGCGGCGCCGATCCGTCCGCCGCGGGCGAATATGGAACGACGCCGCTATGCCTCGCCGCGGAAAAGGGGCACCTGGAGCTTGTCGACCTGCTTGCCGGCGTCGGCGCCAATATCGAGGCCCGGTGCGGCGACGAGCAACTCACGCCGCTTCTTTCCGCGGCGCGCGGCGGCGAAACGCGCGCCGTCGCGCTGCTTGTCGCGCGGGGCGCCGACGTCAACGCGCGCAGCTCCTACGGCGTCTCCGCGCTGCACTACGCCGCCAAGGAACGCAATCTGACGATGGCGAAGATCCTGCTCGCCAAGGGCGCCCAGCCCGAGGCGGCCGATCAATACGGGCGCAGCGCGATGGACTACGCGCGCGGCGATCCGACGGCGGACTACGTCGAGGCGCTTTCGTCGTATCTCAACCTCGGTTCGGTTCGTCCTCCCGAAGCGGCGGAAGAAACCGAAAACCTGATGCTGAAGGAAGGTTCTCTCGCGGAATCCGAAGAGGAAGCCGCGGAAGGCGAAGCCGTTGCGGAGGGCGAAGCCGTTGCGGAGGGCGAAGCCGGCGACGAAGCGAACGCCGGCGGAGCGGTCGTTGGTGGCGAAGCCGTTGCCGAGGGCGAAACCGCTGATGGCGAAGCCGCTGATGGCGATACCGTTGCGGAGGGCGAACGCGCCGACGGCGGCGCCGCCGTGGCCGCGGGCGCGCCTCCCGCCGAGGGCGACGCAGCGGGCACGGTCATATCCGATGGGCTGGATTTCGGACCGGGCGGCGACGTGCCCGTCTCCGAAGACGATATCGACGAAGACGCGGCGATGGCCGAATCGGCGCCCGATGATAATGACGAGGCTGCCGCGCCGATTCCCGCCGCCGATTCCCCGGACGCGCCGATGGATGCGTCGCCGGACGTGGAAACGTCCGCGCCGATCGAACCGGCGCCGCCCGTGGA